From Methanomassiliicoccales archaeon LGM-RCC1, one genomic window encodes:
- a CDS encoding methyltransferase cognate corrinoid protein, translating into MTLAEDAKNAIMKYDNKGAAEIAKKAVAEGADLVDLIENGYSAGMTEVGALFEAKKLYLPHVMAAAATMNAAMEILEPEIAKLGGSTGTGLGTVVICSIEGDIHSIGKDIVAIMLKVAGFNVKNIGRDVPLDTIVQACIDNNAVAVGTSALMTSTMVGQKTFEEKMAKAGLKGKCLTNVGGAPVTQQWADEIGADLYTENASDAAAKFAAAFEK; encoded by the coding sequence ATGACACTTGCAGAAGACGCAAAGAATGCAATTATGAAATACGACAACAAGGGCGCCGCCGAGATCGCCAAGAAGGCAGTCGCAGAGGGAGCAGACCTTGTTGACCTGATCGAGAACGGATACTCTGCCGGAATGACAGAGGTCGGTGCACTCTTCGAGGCAAAGAAGCTGTACCTGCCCCACGTCATGGCAGCAGCCGCGACAATGAACGCAGCAATGGAGATTCTCGAGCCCGAGATCGCAAAGCTCGGAGGATCAACCGGAACCGGACTTGGAACAGTCGTCATCTGTTCCATCGAGGGAGACATCCACTCCATTGGAAAGGACATCGTCGCAATTATGCTCAAGGTCGCTGGATTCAACGTCAAGAACATCGGAAGGGATGTACCTCTTGACACGATCGTCCAGGCATGTATCGACAACAACGCTGTCGCAGTCGGAACATCCGCACTGATGACATCGACCATGGTCGGACAGAAGACTTTCGAGGAGAAGATGGCAAAGGCCGGACTGAAGGGCAAGTGCCTCACCAACGTCGGTGGAGCACCCGTCACCCAGCAGTGGGCCGACGAGATCGGAGCAGACCTGTACACAGAGAACGCCTCTGATGCAGCTGCGAAGTTCGCCGCCGCTTTCGAGAAGTGA
- a CDS encoding SMR family transporter, translated as MDVIWAWIILIVASIIEPIWVTCLDKSENFKKKGWGAAAIILVLLCLYLLSIPSNPENIGPGVSYSILAGVGAAGIVIIGRVLYKEKLTARKLVFIAMIVVGIIGVRLISG; from the coding sequence ATGGATGTAATCTGGGCATGGATCATCCTGATAGTGGCCAGTATCATAGAGCCGATATGGGTCACCTGTCTCGATAAATCCGAGAATTTCAAGAAGAAGGGCTGGGGAGCAGCAGCTATTATTCTGGTCCTTCTATGTCTGTACCTTCTGTCCATACCGTCCAATCCAGAGAATATAGGTCCCGGAGTCTCGTACTCCATATTGGCAGGTGTCGGCGCAGCCGGTATCGTCATCATCGGAAGGGTCCTGTACAAAGAGAAATTGACTGCAAGGAAGCTGGTTTTCATAGCGATGATCGTCGTTGGGATAATCGGTGTGAGGTTAATCTCAGGGTGA
- a CDS encoding SMR family transporter has translation MDDSWKTNTKIAWLLIILGGFLQLGWSVGLAYTESFTNIAWDIVTIVFLVLSMICLEYPMRMGVAFTTAYAVWIGIGVFLTVVISYILGLESTGFSWGMGMCLALIIAGVIGLKMTPVEYIDEEK, from the coding sequence ATGGACGATAGCTGGAAGACTAATACGAAGATTGCTTGGCTTCTGATCATCCTCGGAGGTTTCCTTCAGTTGGGATGGTCGGTAGGTCTTGCCTATACCGAATCTTTCACCAACATCGCATGGGATATCGTTACTATCGTGTTCCTTGTTCTGAGCATGATCTGTCTGGAATATCCAATGAGGATGGGTGTTGCATTCACGACCGCGTATGCGGTGTGGATTGGTATCGGCGTGTTCCTCACGGTGGTGATCTCCTATATCCTAGGATTGGAGAGCACAGGGTTCTCGTGGGGAATGGGCATGTGCCTCGCCCTTATCATCGCCGGTGTCATCGGATTGAAGATGACGCCTGTCGAGTATATCGACGAGGAGAAATGA
- a CDS encoding DMT family transporter: MDVNEIRHLDHDRKKKIGLLMGILCALYWGVWYVPGYAIYKSPLVDDVYQNMLDAGAANDLALVFQALFLTFINAVACAVLLFIWNGGLGKNRELVRTFVQFKSVTKYYVIAGICGACAVSGTYLAALFLSPGFAAVAGLLYPIVGTAMSVLYLKQKVSKRAYYAVIVLIVGGITLYAGSIIADPTVQIYGIIGGLMAAFGWGFEGVAAAKALDLTEPDIGIHLRFIFEALFWTCVMIVILICGFPIFDSIGWLFDPTTFLMVLMIGFSFAWCYVSWYKSFPMIGLARGQAIGSLYAACGVIFLAMFLGPEAGLGYTEDTMVMIVGSTILGLVICLFGAYLLATEDSEEMASIRDGN, translated from the coding sequence ATGGATGTTAATGAAATAAGGCACTTGGACCACGACAGGAAGAAGAAGATCGGACTGTTGATGGGAATACTCTGTGCCTTGTATTGGGGAGTATGGTACGTACCTGGTTACGCAATTTACAAGTCTCCTCTGGTTGATGATGTTTATCAAAACATGCTGGACGCAGGAGCGGCAAACGATCTCGCACTCGTCTTCCAGGCACTGTTCCTGACATTCATCAACGCTGTCGCTTGTGCAGTCCTTCTGTTCATCTGGAACGGAGGACTTGGAAAGAACAGGGAATTGGTGAGGACATTCGTCCAGTTCAAGTCAGTCACCAAGTACTACGTCATTGCAGGAATCTGCGGAGCATGTGCCGTTTCCGGTACCTACCTCGCAGCTCTGTTCCTGAGTCCCGGTTTTGCAGCTGTCGCTGGACTTCTGTACCCGATTGTAGGAACCGCTATGTCCGTTCTCTACCTGAAGCAGAAGGTCTCTAAGAGGGCATACTACGCAGTTATTGTCCTGATCGTCGGAGGTATCACCCTTTACGCAGGAAGTATCATCGCTGACCCTACCGTTCAGATCTACGGAATCATCGGAGGACTCATGGCAGCCTTCGGATGGGGATTCGAGGGAGTCGCCGCCGCAAAGGCATTGGATCTCACTGAGCCTGATATCGGTATCCACCTGAGATTCATATTCGAGGCCCTGTTCTGGACCTGTGTGATGATTGTTATCCTCATCTGCGGATTCCCGATCTTTGACTCTATCGGATGGCTGTTCGACCCGACCACCTTCCTGATGGTCCTGATGATCGGATTCTCCTTCGCATGGTGTTATGTTTCGTGGTACAAGTCTTTCCCGATGATCGGACTCGCAAGGGGTCAGGCAATCGGATCACTGTACGCAGCATGCGGAGTCATATTCCTGGCTATGTTCCTCGGACCTGAAGCAGGTCTCGGATACACCGAAGACACTATGGTCATGATCGTCGGTTCGACTATCCTCGGACTGGTCATCTGTCTGTTCGGAGCATACCTGTTGGCAACCGAAGACTCTGAAGAAATGGCATCTATAAGGGACGGTAATTGA